A region from the Brassica napus cultivar Da-Ae chromosome C8, Da-Ae, whole genome shotgun sequence genome encodes:
- the LOC111208834 gene encoding probable inactive L-type lectin-domain containing receptor kinase III.1 → MAVTSKSITLYIITHLCLISGVLSQQQETEFLHHGFLKGNILNYGSTKILPSGILELTNTTRRQMGQAFHGFPIPFNNSNSSNPLSFSTSFVFSISAPGHGLTFMISPTMDFTRAMASQFLGLFNASNNGNSTNRILAVEFDTVKSNEFLDIDGNHVGIDVNGLVSVESAPAAFFSNRHIKNITLKLSSKDPIRAWIEYNGVEMVLNVTLAPLDISKPKLPLLSRKMNLTEIFNDKMYVGFSASTGNMTSNHYVIGWSFSREGKAKEFDLTLLPSVSAPSPSELDDFDLISDAPSDSATANPKRTKLIIIYTLVIMFFRNVSF, encoded by the coding sequence ATGGCTGTTACATCCAAATCAATTACTCTCTACATTATCACTCACTTATGTCTAATTTCTGGCGTCTTAAGTCAACAACAAGAAACCGAGTTTCTTCACCATGGATTCTTAAAAGGCAATATACTAAACTACGGATCCACAAAGATCCTCCCAAGTGGTATCTTGGAGCTAACAAACACCACGAGGAGGCAAATGGGTCAAGCCTTCCATGGCTTCCCCATACCTTTCAACAACTCTAACTCATCAAACCCTCTTTCTTTCTCCACAAGTTTCGTTTTCTCAATCAGCGCACCAGGTCATGGCCTAACCTTCATGATCTCTCCCACCATGGACTTCACCAGAGCCATGGCGAGTCAGTTTCTCGGTCTCTTCAACGCTTCAAACAACGGAAACTCAACAAACCGCATCCTCGCGGTGGAGTTTGACACGGTGAAGTCAAACGAGTTTCTTGACATCGACGGTAACCACGTGGGGATCGACGTCAACGGCTTGGTCTCAGTTGAATCTGCACCAGCTGCGTTTTTCTCAAACCGGCATATCAAGAATATAACCTTGAAGCTTTCTAGCAAAGATCCGATTCGGGCTTGGATCGAATACAATGGAGTGGAGATGGTTCTTAACGTCACATTGGCTCCTCTTGACATTTCTAAACCTAAACTTCCTCTTTTGTCAAGAAAGATGAATCTTACAGAGATTTTTAACGACAAGATGTATGTCGGATTCTCAGCATCCACGGGAAACATGACGAGTAATCATTATGTTATTGGATGGAGCTTTAGTAGAGAAGGCAAAGCAAAAGAGTTTGATCTCACTCTACTTCCTTCAGTTTCAGCCCCATCGCCATCTGAGTTAGATGACTTTGATCTTATTTCAGATGCTCCTTCGGATTCAGCAACTGCAAACCCTAAACGCACCAAACTGATCATAATCTACACACTTGTAATAATGTTCTTTAGAAATGTTTCATTCTAG
- the LOC111208891 gene encoding tropinone reductase homolog At1g07450-like: MISLDSNTDRHVRSWYAIVEELAGFGAKIHTCDRDQTLLDECLSEWKAKGFQVTGSVCDVSSRPQRDGLMKTVSSLFSGKLNILINNVGTLVSKPTTEFTAQDFSGQIATNLESAYHFSQLAHPLLKASGFGSIVFLSSVCGVVSSGFVSIYSLTKGGMNQLARNLACEWASDGIRANSVAPWMTKTPLVQKRLDDEKFAEAIFSRTPLGRACEPREVASLVTFLCLPAASYITGQTICIDGGFTVNGFSYKPEV, translated from the exons ATGATTAGCTTGGATTCCAACACCGATCGTCATGTTAGATCCTG GTATGCGATAGTGGAGGAACTTGCTGGTTTTGGTGCAAAGATTCACACGTGTGACAGAGACCAAACTCTGCTTGATGAATGCTTAAGTGAATGGAAAGCGAAAGGGTTTCAAGTCACTGGCTCAGTGTGTGATGTATCCTCTCGACCTCAGAGAGATGGGTTGATGAAGACGGTCTCTTCTCTATTCAGTGGCAAACTCAACATCCTT ATCAACAATGTTGGTACCCTTGTGTCAAAGCCGACTACAGAGTTTACAGCACAAGATTTCTCAGGTCAAATAGCTACCAATTTGGAGTCTGCTTATCACTTCTCGCAACTGGCCCATCCTTTACTTAAGGCATCAGGATTTGGTAGCATTGTGTTCTTGTCTTCAGTATGTGGGGTTGTCTCATCTGGTTTTGTATCTATATACAGCTTAACAAAAG GAGGCATGAATCAACTGGCAAGGAACTTGGCATGTGAATGGGCAAGTGATGGCATAAGGGCTAACTCTGTAGCTCCTTGGATGACAAAAACTCCTCTTGTCCAAAAA CGTCTTGACGATGAGAAATTTGCGGAGGCTATCTTCTCAAGAACTCCATTAGGTCGTGCGTGTGAGCCGCGTGAGGTTGCCTCGTTGGTTACCTTTCTTTGTCTCCCTGCAGCTTCTTATATAACAGGACAAACCATTTGTATTGATGGAGGTTTCACTGTTAATGGCTTCTCCTACAAGCCAGAGGTTTAA
- the LOC106384137 gene encoding vacuolar protein sorting-associated protein IST1-like produces the protein MGTVVPVNPFRWSCLVDVWLQSCRNGAKFILSISRLSISHVSQRYSARFGTLAHLLSWILLSPLKKDTQIKQLRRELAQLLESGQTQTALIRVEHVVRQEKTVAAYELIDIYCELIVVRLVVIDSQKTCPNDLKEAVASVLYVSKRLSDVAKLADVVKHFSAKYGKDFVSAAVGLQSDSGVSRLLVDKLSVKAPDGPTKNKTLKEIATEHNVTWEPESLVEPDPKETVLMNKSFLLPRSSYREEENQSTTRAELSKKNVDEQSENASWKRGHSRDNSLEKRQSDSFAKVGRAKQQPIKDDVNGSCSEDVQLKKQSSLASSSSHTSYVSDDNNVIFEDKRFQSTVEDTKRKSHGHDVAPVMVTADKSILSVFFMLP, from the exons ATGGGAACTGTGGTTCCGGTTAATCCATTTCGTTGGAGCTGTTTGGTAGATGTGTGGTTGCAGAGTTGCAGAAACGGGGCAAAGTTTATTCTGAGTATCTCGAGGCTTTCTATTTCAC ATGTCAGCCAGAGGTATTCGGCCAGATTCGGCACCCTCGCTCATCTCCTCTCATGGATTCTCTTATCTCCTCTCAAGAAGGATACACAGATCAAGCAGTTGAGAAGAGAATTGGCTCAGTTGCTCGAGTCTGGGCAGACCCAGACTGCTCTGATCCGG gTGGAGCATGTAGTGAGACAAGAGAAGACAGTGGCTGCTTATGAGCTCATTGATATATACTGTGAGCTTATCGTTGTTCGTTTGGTTGTCATTGACTCACAAAA GACGTGTCCTAATGATCTTAAGGAAGCTGTTGCGAGTGTCCTATACGTTTCCAAAAGGTTATCAGATGTCGCGAAGTTAGCTGATGTTGTTAAGCATTTCTCTGCTAAGTATGGCAAAGATTTTGTTTCAGCTGCTGTTGGGTTGCAGTCAGATTCTGGTGTGAGCCGCTTG TTGGTGGATAAACTGTCGGTTAAAGCTCCTGATGGTCCAACGAAGAACAAAACTTTGAAAGAGATTGCTACGGAGCATAATGTAACATGGGAACCAGAATCTTTGGTTGAGCCTGATCCAAAGGAGACTGTATTGATG AACAAATCGTTTCTTCTGCCAAGAAGCAGTTACAGGGAAGAAGAAAATCAATCCACTACCAGGGCAGAGCTTTCTAAGAAAAATGTTGATGAACAATCAGAAAATGCTTCTTGGAAGAGAGGTCATTCTCGAGATAACTCATTGGAGAAGAGGCAGAGTGATTCCTTTGCTAAAGTAGGCAGAGCGAAGCAGCAACCAATTAAAGATGATGTCAACGGTAGCTGTTCAGAAGATGTTCAGCTGAAGAAACAGTCAAGCTTGGCTTCATCGAGTTCACACACAAGCTATGTTTCTGATGACAATAACGTCATCTTTGAGGATAAACGATTCCAGAGCACTGTTGAAGATACAAAGAGAAAGAGTCATGGTCATGATGTTGCTCCGGTCATGGTCACGGctgataaaagtatattatcagttttttttatgttgCCTTAG
- the LOC111208983 gene encoding glutathione S-transferase T3-like, which translates to MDYNPYRNGSNFVDLLTSQQESVFGHSQVPFKATQRSKETFVERRERRTWTPTDDIVLISAWLNTSKDPVVGNEQRSGDFWKRIGAYFAASPKVAGCERRVPSHCKQRWQKINDLVCKFCGAYEAATREKTSGQNDNDVLKKAHEIYYNNHKKKFNLEHAFMELRNDQKWCDLSSSKNEGSSRKRKYEDGAQSSTSHATETNTSEADEASNRPPV; encoded by the coding sequence ATGGATTATAATCCATATAGGAACGGATCAAATTTTGTTGATCTTCTAACCAGTCAACAAGAAAGTGTCTTCGGTCATTCACAAGTTCCCTTCAAGGCCACTCAACGTAGTAAAGAGACTTTTGTAGAGCGTAGAGAACGCCGCACATGGACGCCTACAGATGACATTGTCCTCATAAGCGCATGGCTGAACACAAGTAAAGACCCGGTGGTTGGAAATGAGCAGCGTTCAGGTGATTTCTGGAAGCGAATTGGAGCCTACTTCGCGGCAAGCCCAAAGGTTGCAGGCTGCGAACGGAGAGTGCCAAGCCACTGCAAGCAACGTTGGCAGAAGATAAACGACCTGGTGTGCAAGTTTTGTGGAGCTTACGAGGCTGCAACCAGGGAGAAAACAAGCGGACAAAATGACAATGACGTTCTGAAGAAAGCACATGAGATCTACTACAACAACCATAAGAAGAAGTTCAACCTTGAGCATGCGTTTATGGAGCTGCGCAACGACCAGAAATGGTGTGATCTTTCAAGCTCTAAAAACGAAGGAAGCTCAAGGAAGAGGAAGTATGAGGACGGTGCACAATCTTCAACCTCTCACGCTACTGAAACTAACACGTCTGAAGCTGATGAAGCAAGCAATCGACCACCGGTGTGA
- the LOC111208497 gene encoding tropinone reductase homolog At1g07450 produces MDSRWSLRGMTGLVTGGTKGIGYAIVEELAGFGARVHTCARDQTLLDECLNEWKAKGYQVTGSVCDVSSRPQRDELMKTVSSLFSGKLNILINNVGTLTSKPATEFTAQDFSSQIATNLESAYHLSQLAHPLLKASGFGSIVFMSSVCGVVSAGTVSIYSLTKGGMNQLARNLACEWASDGIRANSVAPWVTRTPLAQDRLDDKKYAEAICSRTPLGRTCEPSEVASLVTFLCLPAASYITGQTIFIDGGLTVNGFSYKPEV; encoded by the exons ATGGATAGCCGGTGGAGTCTTCGAGGTATGACAGGTCTTGTAACCGGTGGAACCAAGGGAATTGG GTATGCGATAGTGGAGGAACTTGCTGGTTTTGGTGCAAGAGTTCACACGTGTGCCAGAGACCAAACTCTGCTTGATGAATGCTTAAATGAATGGAAAGCCAAAGGGTATCAAGTCACTGGCTCAGTCTGTGATGTTTCCTCTCGACCTCAGAGAGATGAGTTGATGAAGACTGTCTCTTCTCTATTCAGTGGCAAACTCAACATCCTT ATCAACAATGTTGGTACCCTTACGTCAAAGCCGGCTACAGAGTTTACAGCACAAGATTTCTCAAGTCAAATAGCTACCAATTTGGAGTCTGCTTATCATTTATCTCAATTGGCCCATCCTTTACTTAAGGCATCTGGATTTGGTAGCATTGTGTTCATGTCTTCAGTATGTGGGGTTGTATCAGCCGGTACCGTATCCATATACAGCTTAACAAAAG GAGGCATGAATCAATTGGCAAGAAACTTGGCATGTGAATGGGCAAGTGATGGCATAAGGGCTAACTCTGTAGCTCCTTGGGTGACTAGAACTCCTCTTGCCCAAGAT CGTCTTGATGACAAGAAATATGCTGAAGCTATCTGCTCAAGAACCCCATTAGGCCGTACGTGTGAGCCGAGTGAGGTTGCCTCGCTGGTTACGTTTCTTTGTCTCCCTGCAGCTTCTTATATAACAGGACAAACCATTTTTATTGATGGTGGTCTCACTGTTAATGGCTTCTCCTACAAGCCAGAAGTTTAA
- the LOC125591430 gene encoding uncharacterized protein LOC125591430: MGTPSRVYPDYSEILAAQLRDANFGPSANMDGTGSAVADTSIDRAPAPVIVTVDSGVEGPVDVRLPKKKRKRTKSSKEVTADPPLDGDETEAAQTQLEPMGGDEVEEGDEVAPIEGFTGPPGDESSGGEAREPGEVTRPIDGGMQTTLSVSEFAFADKFAESLRADAEAAARKNALVMEYEKALQKLTLDLKEAEGTIKIKEAGLEAARKEKHDRDKKLAAERGRYSRERRQAIQTAADLEEELETARDIISRLEAEKVEELEKTKRAMDRTRQSRNRELLSERSCVVAAANRRFDKFRKYIADRDEKEEKRLLHGTALGTLDALSLLETKGLSVPQQLKDLLTANEEKFRKEVENVSVEVIAERDLALSPPRRDLLPYGNQFGSTFGTVDSDSAMALRSPFLCGESSTAALDPAVSCRSAAVTSDGRAVTQDSLGVPVPARVVEAGSVVSSEVAIEE, encoded by the exons ATGGGAACTCCTTCTAGAGTGTATCCAGACTACAGCGAGATCTTGGCTGCTCAACTGAGGGACGCAAACTTCGGCCCTTCAGCGAACATGGATGGGACAGGCAGCGCAGTTGCggatacatcgatcgatcgggCGCCAGCGCCGGTGATCGTTACAGTTGATTCTGGCGTCGAGGGACCCGTTGACGTTCGTCTGccgaagaaaaagagaaagaggacTAAGTCTTCCAAAGAGGTGACGGCTGACCCTCCTTTGGATGGAGATGAAACTGAGGCTGCTCAAACGCAACTCGAACCAATGGGTGGTGACGAGGTGGAAGAAGGTGATGAAGTTGCTCCCATAGAGGGTTTTACGGGTCCGCCCGGAGATGAGTCGTCGGGAGGGGAGGCCCGGGAGCCTGGTGAGGTGACTCGTCCGATCGACGGTGGGATGCAGACAACTCTATCTGTTTCTGAGTTTGCGTTTGCAGACAAATTTGCTGAATCACTTCGTGCGGATGCGGAG GCTGCTGCTCGGAAGAATGCTCTCGTGATGGAATACGAAAAAGCTTTGCAGAAGTTGACATTGGATCTTAAGGAAGCGGAAGGGACGATCAAGATAAAAGAGGCTGGGCTTGAAGCGGCTAGAAAGGAGAAGCACGATAGGGATAAGAAGCTGGCCGCTGAGCGAGGTCGCTATTCCCGCGAGCGTCGGCAAGCGATCCAGACGGCCGCGGATCTTGAGGAGGAGTTAGAGACCGCCCGAGACATAATTTCTCGGCTAGAGGCGGAGAAGGTCGAGGAACTTGAGAAGACGAAGAGAGCGATGGATCGCACGAGACAATCTCGCAATCGCGAGCTTTTATCCGAGAGAAGTTGCGTGGTTGCTGCGGCTAATAGGCGTTTCGACAAATTTCGGAAGTATATTGCCGATCGAGATGAAAAGGAGGAGAAGCGTCTACTCCATGGTACAGCTCTTGGAACCTTGGACGCGTTGAGTTTATTGGAGACCAAGGGACTGTCTGTCCCGCAACAACTAAAAGATCTTTTGACTGCTAACGAGGAGAAGTTCAGGAAAGAGGTAGAAAACGTTAGTGTTGAAGTTATCGCGGAGCGCGATCTTGCTCTCTCACCTCCTCGTAGGGACTTGCTTCCTTATGGGAACCAGTTTGGATCAACCTTCGGCACCGTTGATTCTGATTCTGCGATGGCTCTTCGATCTCCTTTCCTTTGTGGTGAGAGTTCGACCGCTGCTCTGGATCCGGCCGTTTCCTGTCGATCGGCGGCCGTCACGTCCGATGGTCGTGCGGTTACTCAGGACAGTCTCGGGGTTCCTGTGCCTGCGAGGGTCGTGGAAGCAGGAAGTGTTGTTTCGTCGGAAGTAGCAATTGAAGAATAG